One genomic segment of Candidatus Berkiella aquae includes these proteins:
- a CDS encoding amino acid permease, giving the protein MNPTTARPAKALGLFTLSMISVSAIIALRNLPTLAKNGFSIVSILVLAALLFFIPVALCCAELASGWPKNGGVYAWVKEAFGEKAGALAVWLEWIESVVWLPTVLSFIASAIAYVVDPVLAQNRYYMLAVMLTVLWSGTLLNFLSTQTSGWVSTLGIIAGSLIPGMIIIALGSMWFATGQPVQLEFSTAALLPDFSSLSSLSYFTVIALGFAGIEVAAFYVQDTENPTRTFPRATFISAAIIITIYVLGALAIGIVIPKEDLNLASGMMQAMTEFFKFLHMPWAVPVFAIFSVIGGLALLNTWIIGPSKGLHASALHDDLPKITQYTNRNGSPIVILLMQALIGSCLISMNLFIPTMNQFYWIFQVQAAQLILLMYLMIFLSVIRLRYTQPGVQRIYRIPGGNYGVWIVAGTGALFCVAAFLLGFIAPPEYQFDEKTYTLTLLSGIILFSAPPFLWQWWRKYLAQN; this is encoded by the coding sequence GTGAACCCAACGACAGCACGTCCAGCAAAAGCCTTAGGTTTGTTTACACTTTCGATGATCAGTGTTTCAGCCATTATTGCGTTGCGAAACCTACCTACCTTAGCGAAAAATGGTTTCTCTATCGTTTCTATACTCGTGCTGGCGGCTTTGTTGTTTTTTATTCCTGTTGCGCTTTGCTGTGCAGAATTAGCCTCCGGGTGGCCTAAAAATGGTGGGGTCTATGCCTGGGTCAAAGAAGCCTTTGGGGAAAAAGCGGGTGCTTTAGCTGTATGGCTTGAATGGATTGAAAGCGTGGTTTGGCTACCTACCGTGCTTTCATTTATCGCATCAGCGATTGCCTATGTGGTGGATCCGGTGCTCGCTCAAAATCGCTATTATATGTTGGCTGTAATGTTAACGGTGCTTTGGTCTGGCACCTTGCTCAATTTTTTAAGCACGCAAACCTCAGGTTGGGTGAGTACGCTTGGGATCATTGCCGGTAGTCTTATCCCAGGTATGATTATTATTGCACTTGGCTCAATGTGGTTTGCTACCGGCCAACCGGTACAATTAGAATTTTCAACGGCGGCATTATTACCTGATTTTTCTTCTCTCTCATCTCTTTCTTATTTTACAGTGATTGCCTTGGGTTTTGCCGGGATTGAAGTCGCGGCCTTTTATGTACAAGACACTGAAAACCCCACCCGCACTTTTCCTCGTGCCACGTTTATTTCTGCTGCCATCATCATTACGATTTACGTGTTGGGAGCCTTGGCGATTGGGATTGTGATCCCTAAAGAAGATTTGAATCTTGCCTCTGGCATGATGCAAGCCATGACTGAATTCTTCAAGTTCTTACACATGCCGTGGGCCGTGCCGGTCTTTGCGATTTTTTCAGTGATCGGGGGGTTAGCCTTATTAAACACTTGGATTATTGGCCCAAGTAAAGGGTTACATGCCAGTGCCTTACATGATGATTTACCTAAAATCACGCAATATACCAACCGTAATGGCTCACCCATTGTGATTTTATTGATGCAAGCTCTGATTGGTAGTTGCCTCATTAGCATGAATTTATTCATTCCCACCATGAATCAATTTTATTGGATCTTCCAAGTGCAAGCGGCCCAATTAATTCTTCTAATGTATCTGATGATTTTTTTAAGTGTGATTCGATTACGTTATACCCAGCCTGGCGTACAACGTATCTATCGTATCCCCGGCGGCAATTATGGCGTTTGGATAGTGGCAGGAACTGGTGCTCTCTTTTGTGTTGCGGCTTTTCTATTAGGCTTCATTGCGCCACCTGAATACCAGTTTGATGAAAAAACCTACACCCTTACCCTCTTAAGCGGTATTATTCTGTTTTCAGCACCACCCTTTTTATGGCAGTGGTGGCGTAAGTATTTAGCCCAGAATTAA
- a CDS encoding SidE phosphodiesterase domain-containing protein, producing the protein MSLNINFDQDFINAANYVLEQHLSLPYTEGFGDGGRQPGYSKQYIDRPLHGLIHAMRKVAYAPVYYQLLKNKGVKGSEALDENELKKIMIALLFQISGRQSEFNSGDKRGRYRQASADNFEKFAKQHMSHLFKNDDIKKYKAIIAEAAHNPYQHSLEMKIMRQVHALELIRLQDKSVEMFYMSDNYNGIAGGLVKQFDEKSALDYMDYIVSLFEATGDTLDKIDIGPGKQFISLQHGDITYPKSTPVFKRDEIPLNLETFEDCQYSVEKCLQQIVSVKPPFGIQYLINNKKPVAITSPQPPQPKKLSDEENRRLLELQKMESELKEWIIALEGLGEDGVVVIQEKTAELQEVKKEIAELTGKVANGKESKSTEQKIYGANSYQVMVKNSLCYDGVLRDEVRIPGDNNCCYNAAIVAAKQAGVQLPRGISNHYELRQEVARRMRADYDLNPNDIGGDFAAAIEGYNREFRTNIETFDEYINEVEKLDTWGGEYELKKMAEILEMNVVVFSDRQAQAPVTIETDPTHPTVYLHHTSVHYNFYVAHDAWQGLPFNDPVILFEQQINQIRRQQILADLQKIPQKDAGKTNIHDIHKGKTSIGIEITYENYLETGKKFHQVGVKMREITQNLENGTQMQEEKKQQLRHNLELLASRFVEQGKSLEEMRQAFNKDPSFDKSLRMHYAMLMKAYEHQINLLSKANQHLRSLIAKQVEMVSKQVHLESAELLKLKQEIEEAKITQQKVKEIAADKLKELETEMTFILREMVPNDNRAQMIARYKRKENLAHKLLDVKASDKTEINFNVVSLVHLKNFLRANYDPLLSIKENIKQYFQDPLIRAMLYNGGQVGDKWLYYHKDAHTFGRVADFQRDDGQYDEELIEHLCEQLKQMVFAETQNAGSYALYNAMSANLGVGNDVIRELSSLFAGKGYDAMFRLFSEGFDYDTAEDFRKDVYETQKIMDGGPEFHSRGLCCGLSPFQPLQNESPLDFWAHNRNVQTFDRWEKEILPKLSSVILDEKMIRELNKEYQELIELSNQLGARMTQFLLSAEDIDRYAWLSGAYGFKLPGVNNPIGEIVETEKLSETLDYYTESPDEFIKEAGIKRKSLLENKDNADLFIDHLKINHKAEVYDNDYSSEMDERKNMGQFQARLYLHPDLFEPDRMQVNTYYSLPTNLKIEAEYHEKLHQFSEKICGLVIKAQRKNLAKQDQVPDELKRSIFMHPFKYTDEDAHQKAKALLKQMIQPNEISESPVVSVSPLFKNIDDINQRQIQLNEKINQIAIYMNSNFSSDEKKQTALYQLFFDAIASGDIEIFRLLKVYSSSENYNHKYFPISLDAIAKDKNPVNAFILAANYNQTAMLKELLATREQNIGIFNRPSGHLALRRMAVDEKTGDTPLHYLAQAGNIEGFKNLVQSLISRRSYTSYIYHTGIHLNKKGNTPLHILAFNEPETAESRSEILNYLLDEKSASEFDTLFGVNAVTTVNQFGLSPIMIAALTQNIDAIVLFAEKAKLSNNQRLIYLWMAQAPYQHLAEIQRNIDQYGNIPGFVPKQWQMPHEFQKLQLGNVSKLISKPKTIDELKKQFEQALTVKNNSAEIEAIYHDLLAAQDLEGVKTYLSILLASLSLGKHHDELENLIHLTNKQQVKLSTARKDDKENDTPLLAAAKAGDLETVHKLLSNKTTLDTRRTSQDTHGKTALHYLVERTDSMDVIKLLLDSSSWKQQFSTAYDPTCIKDNDGNTPAHLLAQSANLTLLGDIDTLFGGWYRGLHNTLYHASYLINDEGKTPIMIAALEHPDKPELINYFAAAMGYKDNDPEIKLYQDLAKAIVSKNPQDVQQRLAGISKAKTWNSIPLSADELLAGTQQKRIKRNL; encoded by the coding sequence ATGAGTTTAAATATCAATTTTGACCAAGATTTCATCAATGCAGCTAATTATGTTTTAGAGCAACATCTTAGCTTGCCTTACACAGAGGGCTTTGGTGATGGTGGAAGGCAACCAGGATATTCTAAACAGTACATCGATCGTCCGCTTCATGGATTAATCCATGCCATGAGAAAAGTTGCCTATGCTCCTGTCTATTATCAGCTGTTAAAAAATAAAGGGGTAAAAGGGAGTGAAGCGTTAGATGAAAATGAACTAAAAAAAATAATGATTGCCTTGTTATTTCAAATATCAGGTAGACAAAGTGAATTCAATAGTGGTGACAAACGTGGCAGGTATCGACAAGCCAGCGCAGATAACTTTGAAAAATTTGCTAAACAGCATATGAGTCATTTATTTAAAAATGACGATATTAAAAAATATAAAGCCATTATTGCCGAAGCTGCGCATAACCCATACCAACATTCACTAGAAATGAAGATTATGCGTCAAGTTCATGCTTTAGAGTTAATTAGATTGCAAGACAAATCTGTTGAAATGTTCTATATGTCTGACAATTATAACGGTATTGCTGGTGGTCTGGTTAAACAATTTGACGAAAAATCAGCGCTTGATTATATGGATTACATTGTCTCACTGTTTGAAGCAACCGGTGATACACTAGATAAAATTGATATCGGTCCTGGTAAACAATTTATTTCGCTACAACATGGCGACATAACTTATCCTAAGTCTACTCCCGTTTTTAAGAGAGATGAAATACCACTTAATCTAGAAACATTTGAAGATTGCCAATATTCGGTTGAAAAGTGTTTACAACAAATAGTTTCCGTTAAGCCCCCCTTTGGTATTCAATACCTTATTAATAATAAAAAACCAGTTGCAATAACTTCACCACAACCTCCCCAACCCAAAAAATTATCTGATGAAGAAAATAGGCGACTGCTAGAATTACAAAAAATGGAATCTGAGTTAAAAGAGTGGATCATTGCTCTTGAAGGGCTGGGAGAAGATGGAGTTGTCGTTATTCAAGAAAAAACAGCCGAATTGCAAGAGGTAAAGAAGGAAATTGCAGAATTAACGGGTAAGGTTGCAAATGGTAAAGAAAGTAAAAGCACTGAGCAGAAAATTTATGGTGCTAATTCTTATCAGGTTATGGTTAAAAATAGCCTATGCTATGATGGTGTACTGCGAGATGAGGTACGTATCCCTGGCGATAATAATTGCTGTTACAATGCTGCGATTGTTGCCGCGAAACAAGCGGGCGTTCAATTACCCCGGGGAATTAGTAACCATTATGAACTAAGACAAGAAGTGGCGAGGAGAATGCGGGCCGATTATGATCTTAATCCCAATGATATTGGTGGCGATTTTGCTGCAGCTATAGAAGGATACAATCGAGAATTTAGAACTAATATAGAAACTTTTGATGAATATATTAACGAAGTAGAAAAATTAGATACTTGGGGAGGAGAATACGAGCTAAAAAAAATGGCAGAAATTTTAGAGATGAATGTTGTTGTTTTTTCTGATAGACAAGCTCAAGCTCCCGTTACCATTGAAACCGATCCAACTCATCCCACTGTTTATCTACATCATACCAGCGTCCATTATAACTTTTATGTTGCTCATGATGCATGGCAAGGTTTACCTTTTAACGATCCTGTCATCTTATTTGAACAACAAATCAATCAAATAAGACGCCAACAAATTTTAGCGGACCTACAAAAAATTCCGCAAAAGGATGCAGGCAAAACGAATATCCATGACATTCATAAAGGCAAGACTAGTATAGGTATTGAAATTACTTATGAAAATTACTTGGAAACAGGCAAAAAATTCCATCAAGTTGGCGTAAAAATGAGAGAAATTACGCAAAATCTAGAGAATGGAACGCAAATGCAAGAAGAAAAAAAACAACAACTTAGACACAACCTTGAGCTATTAGCATCACGTTTCGTAGAACAGGGAAAATCTTTGGAAGAAATGCGCCAAGCATTTAACAAAGATCCCTCTTTTGATAAAAGCTTGAGAATGCATTATGCAATGTTAATGAAAGCATATGAACATCAAATCAATTTACTATCAAAAGCCAATCAACATTTGCGAAGTCTTATAGCTAAACAAGTTGAGATGGTGTCAAAACAGGTCCATCTTGAATCTGCCGAGCTTCTTAAGCTCAAGCAAGAAATTGAGGAAGCTAAAATAACGCAACAAAAAGTAAAAGAAATAGCTGCAGATAAATTAAAAGAACTTGAAACAGAAATGACCTTTATTCTTCGTGAAATGGTCCCAAATGATAATCGTGCTCAGATGATTGCTCGTTATAAGCGTAAAGAAAATCTCGCTCATAAACTACTTGATGTTAAAGCTTCTGATAAGACTGAAATCAATTTTAATGTGGTCAGTTTGGTTCATCTTAAGAATTTTCTCAGAGCTAACTATGATCCTTTACTTTCAATAAAAGAAAACATTAAACAATATTTTCAAGATCCACTCATTAGAGCAATGCTTTATAATGGCGGTCAGGTTGGTGATAAATGGCTCTATTATCACAAAGATGCTCACACTTTTGGTCGCGTCGCAGATTTTCAACGCGACGATGGTCAATATGATGAGGAATTGATTGAACATTTATGCGAACAGCTAAAGCAAATGGTCTTCGCAGAAACGCAAAATGCAGGCTCGTATGCATTATATAATGCAATGTCTGCCAATTTAGGTGTCGGTAATGATGTCATTCGAGAACTCAGCTCGCTATTTGCTGGTAAAGGCTATGATGCGATGTTTCGTTTATTTTCAGAAGGATTTGATTACGATACCGCAGAAGATTTTAGAAAAGATGTTTATGAAACGCAAAAAATAATGGATGGAGGCCCCGAATTTCACAGCAGAGGGCTTTGTTGTGGTTTAAGCCCTTTTCAACCATTACAAAATGAAAGCCCTTTAGATTTTTGGGCACATAATAGGAATGTCCAGACTTTTGATCGTTGGGAGAAAGAAATTTTACCCAAATTAAGCAGCGTGATTTTAGATGAAAAAATGATTCGAGAACTCAATAAAGAATATCAAGAACTCATAGAACTGAGCAATCAATTGGGTGCCCGTATGACTCAATTTTTATTATCGGCTGAGGATATCGATCGCTATGCTTGGTTAAGCGGCGCTTATGGTTTTAAACTTCCTGGGGTCAACAACCCAATAGGAGAAATCGTTGAGACAGAAAAACTTAGCGAAACCCTAGATTATTACACTGAAAGCCCTGATGAATTTATCAAAGAAGCTGGCATCAAAAGAAAGTCTTTGCTAGAGAACAAAGACAATGCAGACCTCTTTATTGACCATCTTAAAATAAACCATAAAGCAGAAGTGTACGATAATGATTATAGCTCAGAGATGGATGAACGTAAAAACATGGGTCAATTTCAAGCGAGATTATATCTTCATCCTGATTTATTTGAACCTGACCGTATGCAGGTTAACACGTATTATTCGCTGCCAACCAACCTGAAAATTGAAGCAGAATACCACGAAAAACTACATCAGTTCTCTGAAAAAATATGTGGCCTTGTTATTAAGGCACAAAGAAAAAATCTGGCTAAACAAGATCAGGTTCCAGATGAGTTGAAGCGAAGTATCTTCATGCATCCTTTTAAATATACCGATGAAGATGCCCATCAGAAAGCAAAAGCATTGCTGAAGCAAATGATTCAACCCAATGAAATCTCAGAATCACCGGTGGTATCGGTTTCTCCTTTGTTTAAAAACATCGATGATATAAATCAGCGACAAATTCAACTCAATGAAAAAATCAATCAAATTGCTATTTATATGAATAGCAATTTCTCTAGCGACGAGAAAAAGCAAACAGCGCTTTATCAGCTATTTTTTGATGCCATTGCCTCTGGCGACATCGAAATCTTTAGACTATTAAAAGTTTACAGTTCAAGCGAAAATTACAATCATAAATATTTCCCAATTAGCCTTGATGCTATTGCAAAAGATAAGAATCCTGTTAATGCCTTCATCTTGGCCGCAAATTATAATCAAACAGCAATGCTTAAGGAATTACTGGCCACCCGTGAACAAAATATCGGCATTTTTAATAGACCTTCTGGACATTTAGCTTTACGCAGAATGGCCGTTGATGAAAAAACCGGAGATACTCCGCTACATTATTTAGCACAGGCTGGAAATATTGAGGGATTTAAAAATCTAGTGCAATCACTGATTTCTCGCCGAAGTTATACCTCTTATATCTATCACACAGGTATTCATCTCAATAAAAAAGGTAATACGCCACTGCATATACTTGCTTTTAATGAGCCAGAAACTGCTGAAAGCAGAAGTGAGATTTTAAATTATCTATTAGATGAAAAAAGTGCCAGCGAATTTGATACCTTATTTGGTGTCAATGCCGTGACTACAGTTAACCAATTCGGTTTATCACCTATCATGATTGCAGCACTCACCCAAAATATTGATGCTATCGTGCTATTTGCAGAAAAAGCAAAATTATCTAACAATCAACGGCTTATTTATCTATGGATGGCGCAAGCACCTTACCAGCATCTAGCTGAAATTCAACGCAATATTGACCAATATGGTAATATCCCAGGCTTTGTTCCTAAGCAATGGCAAATGCCCCATGAGTTTCAAAAATTGCAACTTGGCAATGTGTCTAAATTAATCAGCAAACCAAAAACAATTGATGAATTGAAAAAGCAATTTGAACAAGCCTTAACTGTTAAAAACAATTCCGCTGAAATTGAAGCTATTTACCACGATCTATTGGCCGCTCAAGATCTCGAAGGGGTCAAAACCTATTTAAGTATTTTATTAGCCTCTCTTTCACTAGGAAAACATCATGATGAATTAGAAAATTTAATCCATTTAACGAATAAACAGCAAGTTAAACTTTCTACTGCCCGTAAAGATGACAAAGAAAATGATACGCCTTTACTCGCTGCTGCAAAAGCAGGCGATCTAGAAACTGTTCATAAATTGCTTTCTAATAAAACGACATTAGATACAAGACGCACGTCTCAAGATACACATGGAAAAACAGCTCTACACTATCTTGTAGAACGCACTGACAGCATGGATGTTATCAAATTATTATTAGATAGTAGCAGTTGGAAACAACAGTTTTCTACGGCGTATGATCCCACTTGCATTAAAGATAACGATGGCAATACACCAGCACATTTGTTAGCACAATCGGCAAATCTGACGCTATTAGGTGACATTGATACCCTTTTCGGAGGATGGTACAGAGGGCTACACAACACACTTTACCATGCCTCCTATCTCATAAATGATGAAGGTAAAACTCCCATCATGATTGCAGCACTCGAACATCCTGACAAACCTGAACTCATTAATTATTTTGCGGCGGCGATGGGATATAAAGACAATGATCCAGAAATTAAGCTGTATCAAGATCTTGCAAAGGCTATTGTTTCCAAAAATCCCCAAGACGTACAACAGAGACTGGCGGGAATCAGTAAAGCAAAAACTTGGAATAGCATCCCTCTTTCTGCGGATGAACTATTAGCAGGTACACAGCAAAAACGGATAAAAAGAAATCTTTAG
- a CDS encoding ankyrin repeat domain-containing protein has product MLTFSNRTTYSQIHSQHLLLIAEGKTPSNIDGNTHKQLIELLARDGVNEDTTDFHQKYLYKYAHYCLAHRQAANPNCQDTDNGETPLIKAAACNDIQLMQLLISFKANIDDFDNEGNTALHVACAMGHLNAVTFLLDKDRGSVLSMNNSRQFPIHFAVRFPNIIAALLEYRSPINPLCNKMKTPLHYAVECNAPKESFEVLIQHSANFMQQDSEQRTPLQVGSNSVYLQSIGCDTQLKALEEIVTAKAKALADDAKWQFLLNLFDEKKVNLPAEIYQLILEQVGLQDFVSAAQNDDECKALVSSFNKMSMQ; this is encoded by the coding sequence ATGCTAACATTTTCAAATAGAACAACTTATTCTCAAATTCATAGCCAACATCTCTTATTAATAGCAGAAGGTAAGACGCCTTCTAACATTGATGGCAATACACATAAGCAATTGATTGAACTTTTAGCAAGAGATGGTGTTAACGAAGACACCACCGATTTTCACCAAAAATATTTGTATAAATATGCGCATTATTGTTTAGCACATCGCCAAGCTGCCAATCCTAACTGTCAAGACACGGATAATGGTGAAACCCCGCTTATTAAAGCCGCAGCATGCAATGATATTCAACTGATGCAATTATTAATCTCTTTTAAAGCCAACATTGACGATTTTGATAATGAGGGCAATACTGCGCTTCATGTCGCCTGCGCAATGGGACATCTCAATGCTGTTACGTTTCTATTGGATAAAGATAGAGGTAGCGTGTTATCGATGAATAATTCAAGGCAATTCCCCATTCATTTTGCCGTTCGTTTCCCTAACATTATTGCTGCTTTATTGGAATACAGATCGCCTATCAACCCCCTTTGTAATAAAATGAAAACGCCATTACATTATGCGGTTGAATGCAACGCTCCTAAAGAATCCTTTGAAGTATTAATTCAACATAGTGCTAACTTCATGCAGCAAGATAGCGAACAACGAACACCTCTTCAGGTGGGTTCAAATAGCGTTTATCTGCAAAGTATTGGTTGCGATACACAATTGAAAGCCTTAGAAGAAATCGTTACCGCGAAAGCTAAAGCACTTGCTGACGATGCAAAATGGCAATTTTTACTCAATTTGTTTGATGAGAAAAAAGTTAACCTGCCAGCCGAAATCTATCAACTTATTCTCGAGCAGGTTGGTCTACAAGATTTTGTCAGTGCCGCACAAAATGATGATGAGTGCAAAGCCTTAGTTTCAAGTTTTAACAAAATGTCTATGCAATAA
- the htpG gene encoding molecular chaperone HtpG, translated as MNVATAKETRGFETEVKQLLHLMIHALYSNKEIFLRELISNASDAIDKLRFAAISNSELFEGDTELAIHVSYDKDANTITVRDNGIGMSREDTISHLGTIAKSGTQAFLQSLTGDQAKDRNLIGQFGVGFYSSFIVADKVTVKTRKAGLPPEEGVCWESAGEGDYTVENIELPERGTQIILHLKPAEDEFLSGLRLRNIVGKYSDHINVPVYMKKEPYSHWAEGKEVPEDTTEQEVVNRATALWVTPKSEIDNEAYCEFYKHIAHDFEDPMLWAHNKVEGKFEYTTLLYIPSKAPYDLWQPNKPRGLKLYVRRVFIMDDAEQFLPSYLRFVRGIIDSNDLPLNISREILQSNKLVDAIRASVIKRVLGMLADLAKSDNEKYLKFWREFGQVLKEGPAEDFVNKEAIAKLLRFSSTHNDNETQEISLDDYLSRMKPEQEKIYYIAADSFNAAKNSPHLEIFRAKGVEVLLLSDRIDEWLMSHLTEYEKKQFHSVAAGKLENLDFVKSEHEKESEADKEKKSADEATFKDLLIKVKAALGDKVTEVRLSERLTTSPSCIVSDEGQMSSHMQRILRQAGQAVNNQPTLELNPHHLLVLRLKDEQDVSRFHDLSEILLDQAILAEGGQLDDPGTFVKRFNELLLNVAHKGNGNSTN; from the coding sequence ATGAACGTAGCGACAGCAAAAGAAACACGTGGCTTTGAAACTGAAGTCAAACAGCTGCTGCATCTGATGATCCATGCTCTTTATAGTAATAAAGAAATTTTCCTAAGAGAACTTATCTCTAATGCTTCGGATGCGATAGATAAACTGCGTTTTGCTGCTATTTCTAATTCAGAACTTTTTGAAGGGGATACCGAGCTTGCTATCCATGTCTCCTATGATAAAGATGCTAATACGATTACGGTTCGTGACAATGGCATTGGTATGTCACGCGAAGATACCATTTCTCATTTAGGAACGATTGCCAAATCAGGTACACAAGCTTTCTTGCAATCCTTGACCGGCGATCAAGCAAAAGATCGCAACCTAATTGGCCAGTTTGGCGTCGGTTTTTATTCCAGTTTTATCGTTGCGGATAAAGTGACGGTGAAAACCCGCAAGGCAGGGTTACCCCCAGAAGAAGGCGTTTGCTGGGAATCGGCTGGTGAAGGTGATTATACCGTTGAAAATATCGAGTTACCTGAACGTGGTACTCAAATTATTTTACACTTAAAGCCAGCAGAAGATGAATTTCTGAGTGGCTTACGTTTGCGTAATATTGTTGGCAAATACTCCGATCATATTAACGTTCCCGTCTATATGAAGAAAGAGCCCTATAGCCACTGGGCCGAAGGTAAAGAAGTGCCAGAAGATACCACCGAGCAAGAAGTGGTAAATCGCGCAACGGCTTTATGGGTTACACCTAAAAGTGAAATTGATAATGAAGCCTACTGCGAATTTTATAAACATATAGCGCATGATTTTGAAGATCCCATGTTATGGGCACATAACAAAGTGGAAGGTAAATTTGAATATACAACGCTGCTATATATTCCTTCAAAAGCACCCTATGATCTATGGCAACCCAATAAACCCCGTGGTTTAAAATTATATGTTCGTCGCGTATTCATTATGGATGATGCAGAACAGTTCTTACCTAGTTATTTACGTTTTGTGCGCGGGATTATCGATAGCAATGATTTGCCTTTAAATATCTCTCGAGAAATTTTACAAAGCAATAAGTTGGTCGATGCAATTCGTGCTTCAGTTATCAAACGAGTGCTAGGAATGCTGGCAGATTTAGCCAAATCCGATAATGAAAAATATCTTAAATTCTGGCGCGAATTTGGCCAGGTGTTAAAAGAAGGCCCTGCTGAAGATTTTGTTAATAAAGAAGCGATTGCGAAATTATTGCGTTTCTCTTCTACTCACAATGACAATGAAACTCAGGAAATTTCGTTAGATGATTACTTATCAAGAATGAAACCCGAGCAAGAAAAAATCTATTACATTGCAGCAGATTCATTTAATGCTGCTAAGAATAGTCCGCATCTTGAAATTTTCCGCGCTAAAGGAGTGGAAGTTCTCTTATTGAGCGACAGAATCGATGAATGGTTAATGTCACATTTAACAGAATATGAGAAAAAACAATTTCATTCGGTTGCCGCAGGCAAACTCGAGAATTTAGATTTTGTTAAAAGTGAACATGAAAAGGAATCAGAAGCAGATAAAGAAAAGAAATCAGCTGATGAAGCTACATTTAAAGATTTACTGATTAAGGTAAAAGCTGCGCTAGGTGATAAAGTAACCGAAGTACGCTTAAGTGAACGTTTGACCACCTCTCCTTCTTGTATTGTCAGTGATGAAGGGCAGATGAGTAGTCATATGCAGCGAATTTTACGGCAAGCAGGTCAGGCGGTGAACAATCAGCCGACATTAGAGCTGAATCCCCATCATTTGTTAGTTTTGCGTCTGAAAGATGAACAAGATGTGAGTCGCTTTCATGATTTAAGTGAAATCTTGCTAGATCAAGCTATTTTAGCAGAAGGTGGGCAATTAGATGATCCAGGTACCTTTGTGAAACGTTTTAATGAACTATTGCTGAATGTGGCACACAAAGGTAATGGTAATTCGACGAACTAA
- the recR gene encoding recombination mediator RecR: MAFSPLVKQLIEALRVLPGVGPKSAQRMAFYLLERERDGAQRLAQMLSLAIKQVGKCEKCRSLCEQPLCAICENKNRDRSLLCIVEGPAHLAAIEQTGGFHGIYFVLTGHLSPIDGIGPEDIGINELVAVLEEGTVKEVVLATNATVEGEATAYYIADLVKSFNIQATRIAHGVPMGGDLEYIDGGTLAKALADRATV; encoded by the coding sequence TTGGCTTTTAGCCCGCTTGTTAAACAATTAATCGAGGCATTGCGAGTGCTACCGGGTGTTGGGCCTAAAAGTGCGCAGCGCATGGCATTTTACTTGCTCGAGCGTGAGAGAGATGGCGCGCAGCGTTTAGCACAAATGCTCTCGTTAGCGATTAAACAAGTCGGTAAATGCGAAAAGTGTCGTTCGTTATGTGAACAGCCTTTATGCGCTATCTGTGAAAATAAAAACCGTGATCGCAGCTTATTGTGTATCGTGGAAGGACCTGCCCATCTTGCCGCTATTGAGCAAACCGGTGGGTTTCATGGGATTTATTTTGTATTGACAGGTCACTTGTCGCCTATCGATGGTATTGGGCCAGAGGACATTGGGATTAACGAATTGGTGGCTGTGCTTGAAGAAGGCACGGTAAAAGAGGTTGTCTTAGCAACCAATGCAACGGTCGAAGGAGAAGCGACCGCTTATTATATTGCAGATTTAGTAAAATCTTTTAACATACAGGCCACTCGTATTGCTCATGGCGTGCCGATGGGGGGCGATCTTGAGTACATTGATGGTGGCACTTTAGCAAAAGCACTCGCCGACAGAGCAACAGTCTAA
- a CDS encoding YbaB/EbfC family nucleoid-associated protein: MDNNNIDLKAMMNTLLQNAQKIQENMRHQSDKIVTGQAGGDLVIVDVNLKMQITRLALAPTLFEEKPEVISELIMGAVNQALQNAGQMVKQEMMEATKQMGGGNFGF, translated from the coding sequence ATGGATAACAATAATATTGATTTAAAAGCCATGATGAACACCCTATTGCAAAATGCGCAAAAGATACAAGAAAATATGCGCCATCAAAGTGACAAAATTGTAACAGGGCAGGCTGGGGGCGATTTAGTTATTGTGGATGTGAATCTAAAAATGCAAATAACTCGTCTAGCACTGGCACCTACTTTATTTGAAGAAAAACCCGAAGTCATTAGTGAACTCATTATGGGCGCTGTGAACCAAGCATTACAAAATGCAGGGCAAATGGTCAAGCAAGAGATGATGGAAGCGACTAAACAAATGGGCGGAGGAAATTTTGGCTTTTAG